A window of Dehalococcoidia bacterium contains these coding sequences:
- a CDS encoding TSUP family transporter, producing the protein MDPLLIRIFLLVLVLIFAHTVETVLGFGANIIALALGIFIFPLETLLPVLVILGLLQSLWLVARWFKHIRWRVLFLSILPAAIIGMAIGISYRTLVGNYTQLLILLGIFIMAVSVMEIVLIYKTRAAGGSLPWYLGWPILIVGGIFHGIFASGSPLIIYYSSRQFKEPAEFRATISMLWLILSIILVVNLYSIGQINITTLATTGIVLPGLILGIVFGSRMTFRALVYKVLIYTLLFVAGLLLVVQQIIYR; encoded by the coding sequence ATGGATCCCCTGTTAATACGCATCTTTCTGCTGGTGCTCGTGCTCATATTTGCCCACACGGTGGAAACCGTGCTGGGCTTCGGCGCGAATATTATCGCGCTGGCCTTGGGCATTTTCATCTTTCCGCTGGAAACCTTACTGCCCGTCCTGGTGATCCTCGGTTTATTACAGAGCCTGTGGCTGGTGGCGCGCTGGTTCAAGCACATCAGATGGAGGGTGTTGTTTCTGAGTATCCTGCCTGCGGCCATCATAGGCATGGCCATCGGCATCTCCTACCGGACGCTGGTGGGCAATTATACTCAGCTGCTGATATTGCTGGGTATCTTTATCATGGCTGTTTCGGTGATGGAGATAGTTCTCATATATAAAACGAGGGCGGCCGGCGGAAGCCTGCCCTGGTATCTGGGATGGCCGATATTGATCGTGGGGGGCATCTTTCACGGCATCTTCGCCAGCGGAAGTCCTCTCATCATCTATTATTCCAGCCGCCAGTTTAAGGAGCCCGCCGAATTTCGCGCCACCATATCCATGTTATGGCTCATTCTGTCCATCATACTGGTCGTCAACCTCTATTCCATCGGCCAGATAAATATCACCACACTGGCGACAACGGGCATCGTGTTGCCCGGGCTGATCCTGGGTATCGTATTCGGCAGCCGCATGACCTTCAGGGCGCTGGTTTACAAGGTGCTGATCTATACGCTGCTCTTCGTTGCAGGGCTGCTGCTGGTTGTACAGCAAATAATCTACCGTTGA
- a CDS encoding FAD-binding oxidoreductase, with the protein MAEDYAEKSFWLGNSGAYQESPPLTNDIKCDVAVVGGGFAGIATAYYLKKAQPSLRVVVLEGWVIGWGASGRNAGFAMTTFGLQMSITKMLFGEERTRQSHRYMERAVDIVGELVAEHKLDCDYERPGFLRIATTPAYVKRISEEVHLVKQLGLTGVDWIEAAEVQKRVKSPLYMGAWWEPRCALVNPAKLAREMKRVAVKFGAEVYERTPVMEIKRSTAGFTIKTPKATVSAGKLVLATNAYSLAIPELNAMQQPVWTYIVLTEPLSKSQLDEMGWQGREGIEDYRNMVHYYRLTADNRLLMGGRDIALTYGANMEKDLNPKIFAQLEKDIVDFYPCLKGIKITHRWGGPVSVPMDMTPALGYLGGKDAVYSLGCMGHGVSLTHLNGEVMADLLLERKSEWTECFPVNRKVFKWPPEPIRFVGERAILGYLHAEDAWLERKGLGPAQK; encoded by the coding sequence ATGGCTGAAGATTATGCGGAGAAGAGTTTCTGGCTGGGCAACTCCGGGGCCTATCAGGAAAGTCCGCCGCTGACAAACGACATCAAATGTGACGTGGCGGTGGTTGGAGGCGGATTTGCCGGGATCGCCACAGCCTATTACCTGAAAAAAGCGCAGCCTTCGCTCAGGGTCGTTGTGCTGGAGGGATGGGTCATCGGGTGGGGCGCCTCCGGACGCAACGCCGGCTTCGCCATGACGACCTTCGGACTGCAGATGTCCATCACCAAAATGCTGTTCGGAGAGGAGAGGACCAGGCAATCGCATCGCTATATGGAAAGGGCGGTCGATATCGTGGGAGAGCTCGTGGCGGAGCACAAGCTTGATTGCGACTACGAGAGGCCGGGCTTCCTGCGCATCGCGACTACCCCGGCCTATGTCAAGCGCATCAGCGAAGAAGTACACCTGGTTAAACAGCTGGGCCTGACGGGAGTGGACTGGATTGAGGCGGCCGAGGTGCAGAAACGCGTAAAGTCGCCGCTTTACATGGGCGCCTGGTGGGAGCCGCGCTGCGCCCTGGTCAATCCCGCCAAACTGGCGCGCGAGATGAAGCGCGTGGCGGTGAAGTTCGGCGCCGAAGTCTATGAGCGCACGCCGGTGATGGAGATTAAACGCTCCACGGCGGGCTTTACTATTAAAACGCCGAAGGCTACCGTCAGCGCGGGCAAGCTGGTGCTGGCGACCAACGCCTACTCGCTGGCCATACCGGAGTTGAATGCCATGCAGCAGCCGGTCTGGACCTATATCGTACTTACGGAGCCGCTGAGCAAGTCCCAGTTGGATGAGATGGGCTGGCAGGGCCGTGAGGGCATCGAGGACTATCGCAACATGGTACATTATTACCGGCTGACGGCGGATAACCGCCTGCTAATGGGGGGTCGGGATATCGCGTTGACCTACGGCGCCAACATGGAGAAAGACTTGAATCCGAAGATATTCGCCCAGCTTGAGAAGGACATCGTCGATTTCTATCCCTGTTTAAAGGGAATCAAGATAACACACCGCTGGGGCGGGCCGGTCTCCGTTCCCATGGATATGACGCCGGCGCTGGGATACCTGGGCGGCAAGGATGCGGTTTACAGCCTGGGCTGTATGGGGCACGGTGTTTCGCTGACCCACCTCAACGGCGAGGTCATGGCGGACCTGCTGCTGGAGCGCAAGTCCGAATGGACGGAGTGCTTCCCCGTCAACCGCAAGGTCTTCAAATGGCCGCCCGAGCCTATCAGGTTCGTGGGCGAGCGGGCTATTTTAGGCTATTTGCATGCCGAGGACGCCTGGTTGGAACGCAAAGGCCTGGGCCCTGCGCAAAAATAG
- a CDS encoding SDR family oxidoreductase — protein sequence MNIVVTGATGHIGNVLVRELLAQGHSVRALVPPFENDLPIRGLDVEIVAADVCDAASLSTAFEGADAVYHLAGIIAITPGREALLQKVNVQGTRNVVDACLESGVGRLVYTSSIHAIQEPPQGIVINETFPVDPDNVLGPYARSKAMATLEVKKGMAHGLNAVIVHPTGVIGPFDFRISEMGQLMLDFIRGKLKAYLDGAYDFADVRDVAHGMTLACSKGRRGESYILSGERVSIKRIMELLEEISGVKAPKFKVPAWLAHSVGKLAPIYYRIARSKPLFTDYSVDVLRSNSVVTSEKARMELGYKPRSAHESIFDSVAWFRQYLTPAQLALAVRRV from the coding sequence ATGAACATAGTTGTCACCGGTGCCACCGGTCATATCGGCAATGTGCTGGTACGTGAATTGCTGGCCCAGGGACATAGCGTCAGAGCGCTGGTTCCCCCCTTTGAGAACGACCTGCCAATCCGCGGGCTCGACGTAGAGATCGTTGCTGCGGATGTGTGCGATGCGGCCTCTTTAAGCACTGCCTTCGAGGGCGCGGATGCTGTATACCATCTCGCCGGGATCATAGCCATCACGCCCGGCAGAGAAGCGCTGCTGCAGAAGGTCAATGTCCAGGGTACGCGCAATGTAGTCGATGCCTGCCTGGAATCCGGCGTCGGGCGGCTCGTTTATACCAGCTCTATCCACGCTATCCAGGAGCCTCCCCAGGGAATCGTCATCAATGAAACCTTCCCTGTCGATCCTGATAATGTGCTTGGACCCTATGCCAGGAGCAAGGCAATGGCGACCCTGGAGGTTAAAAAGGGGATGGCGCACGGATTAAATGCGGTCATCGTACATCCCACCGGTGTGATCGGTCCCTTCGACTTCAGGATATCGGAGATGGGACAACTCATGCTCGATTTCATAAGGGGAAAGTTAAAAGCCTACCTGGACGGTGCTTACGACTTCGCCGATGTTCGTGATGTGGCACATGGAATGACCCTGGCCTGCAGCAAAGGCCGCCGGGGCGAGAGCTACATCCTTTCGGGTGAAAGAGTCAGCATCAAACGGATTATGGAGTTGCTGGAGGAAATCAGTGGCGTAAAAGCGCCTAAGTTCAAAGTGCCGGCGTGGCTGGCCCACTCTGTCGGCAAATTGGCGCCCATCTATTACCGGATCGCCCGTAGCAAGCCGCTTTTCACGGACTATTCGGTGGATGTGCTGCGCAGCAATTCAGTGGTCACTTCGGAAAAAGCCCGGATGGAGTTGGGCTATAAACCACGCTCGGCGCATGAATCGATCTTCGATTCCGTGGCATGGTTCAGACAATATCTGACACCGGCGCAGCTGGCGCTGGCAGTTAGGCGGGTGTAG
- a CDS encoding MarR family transcriptional regulator: MIEKNETVDRILGRVESAFRQLLPLAHQELLDLDLTTPQLKVVLLLYLNGAARMSELASALGVTLATATGIVDRLVGRDIITRENSREDRRVVVCRLSARGHGLTDRLYSSARERAREFLQGLTEDRLNKLDEALASLPDGSMVKEIK, encoded by the coding sequence ATGATAGAAAAGAATGAGACGGTCGACCGGATTTTAGGCAGGGTTGAGAGCGCTTTCCGGCAGCTTCTTCCTCTGGCGCACCAGGAATTGCTGGATCTTGACCTGACCACACCGCAATTGAAGGTCGTGCTGTTACTTTACCTGAACGGGGCTGCCAGGATGAGCGAATTGGCCTCTGCCCTGGGCGTTACCCTTGCCACGGCTACGGGCATCGTGGACCGCCTGGTGGGCAGAGACATTATAACGAGAGAAAACAGTAGAGAGGACCGCAGGGTTGTGGTCTGCCGTTTATCAGCCAGGGGGCATGGACTTACGGACCGGCTCTACAGCTCAGCCCGCGAGCGGGCACGGGAATTCCTGCAGGGGCTGACTGAAGATCGATTAAATAAACTTGATGAGGCGCTGGCCTCCCTCCCCGATGGGAGCATGGTTAAGGAGATAAAATGA
- a CDS encoding HAD family hydrolase — MLKAVLFDLDNTLILFEEVKFVNGYYPRLAARFEGVFPDGQFAERLMKATVELRNNDGSKINRELFITALCDGLDVNRKEVWARFEQFFSLDFDVFRDTVVATPGVGNVFRYVKERKLKLVVATNPIWPLSVQQKRIVWAGLSGAEVDLITHIDNMRYCKPQLGYFRQICRLIDVQPEECLMVGDDPANDMVAALTGMKTYQTTDSRAHSKQPLEVSKKVIGNNLEGIPPADFSGLLADVPRAVDSLLGL, encoded by the coding sequence ATGCTCAAAGCTGTATTATTCGATCTGGATAACACTCTCATCCTATTCGAAGAGGTTAAATTCGTTAACGGCTACTATCCCAGGCTGGCAGCCAGGTTTGAGGGAGTTTTCCCCGACGGGCAATTTGCCGAAAGGCTGATGAAAGCCACTGTCGAACTGCGTAACAACGACGGCAGCAAAATTAACCGCGAACTTTTCATCACCGCGTTATGCGACGGGCTTGATGTAAACAGGAAAGAGGTTTGGGCCCGGTTCGAGCAATTCTTCAGCCTGGACTTCGACGTTTTCCGGGATACCGTTGTGGCCACTCCCGGGGTCGGCAACGTCTTCAGGTATGTCAAGGAGCGTAAGTTAAAGTTAGTGGTGGCCACCAACCCCATCTGGCCGCTCTCCGTGCAGCAGAAAAGAATAGTCTGGGCCGGATTGAGCGGTGCAGAGGTTGACCTTATCACGCATATCGACAATATGCGCTACTGCAAACCCCAGCTCGGATATTTCAGGCAGATTTGCCGTTTGATTGATGTTCAGCCTGAGGAGTGCCTGATGGTCGGCGATGACCCGGCCAACGATATGGTGGCTGCCTTGACAGGTATGAAGACATATCAGACAACGGACAGCCGCGCGCACTCGAAGCAACCTCTCGAGGTAAGCAAAAAGGTCATCGGCAATAACCTTGAAGGTATACCGCCGGCAGATTTCAGCGGCCTGTTGGCAGACGTCCCCCGGGCGGTCGACAGCCTCCTCGGGTTATAA
- a CDS encoding lysophospholipase, which yields MNQKEGHFKGTDNHNLYWRCWLPDGQVKAVILVAHGLGEHISRYNNLVNKVVPLGYAVYGLDHQGHGKSEGQRVYVKRFQTYLNDLHTLYKMANADNPDKKVFLYGHSMGGLIATVYALQHQHDLVGLVISAPALKPGESISPAIIGMARFLSAVTPRMGVQALDSTYISQDKEVVEAYDKDPLVYRGKVTARLGSELFTTMKAVDSKLQSIVIPLLILQGSEDKMVNQEGAKGLYAKAGSKDKTLKIYEGFYHEVHNEPGKDRVFTDMGMWLADHT from the coding sequence ATGAATCAGAAAGAGGGCCATTTTAAGGGTACCGACAATCACAATCTTTACTGGAGGTGCTGGCTGCCCGATGGCCAGGTCAAGGCAGTGATACTGGTAGCACACGGCCTGGGCGAGCATATATCCCGCTATAATAACCTCGTTAACAAAGTTGTCCCCCTGGGTTACGCAGTGTACGGCCTCGATCACCAGGGCCATGGCAAGTCCGAGGGCCAGAGAGTGTACGTTAAACGCTTTCAGACCTACCTGAACGACCTCCATACGCTTTACAAAATGGCGAACGCTGATAATCCCGACAAAAAGGTTTTCCTCTACGGCCATAGCATGGGCGGCCTGATCGCCACCGTCTATGCGCTCCAGCACCAGCACGACCTGGTCGGACTGGTCATATCCGCCCCCGCGCTCAAGCCGGGCGAGAGTATTTCCCCGGCCATCATCGGCATGGCAAGGTTCCTCTCTGCCGTCACACCCAGGATGGGCGTGCAGGCGCTGGACTCAACTTACATCAGCCAGGACAAGGAGGTGGTCGAAGCCTATGATAAGGACCCTCTCGTTTACCGCGGAAAGGTTACCGCCCGGCTCGGCTCGGAGCTTTTTACAACCATGAAAGCCGTCGATTCAAAGCTCCAGTCCATCGTAATACCGCTGCTCATCCTGCAGGGTTCGGAGGACAAGATGGTCAATCAGGAAGGCGCCAAGGGTCTTTACGCAAAGGCCGGCTCAAAGGATAAGACCCTTAAGATATACGAGGGTTTCTACCACGAAGTCCACAATGAGCCGGGCAAGGACAGGGTCTTTACCGACATGGGGATGTGGCTGGCCGACCATACCTAG
- a CDS encoding diguanylate cyclase, which translates to MAIQNVFYRELLDNLYDGVFFVDSNKVITYWNRAAENITGYAWEDVVGKGCSDNILVHIDEKGNPLCESGCPLQAAIKDGKSRELNAFLKHRDGHMLPVLVKVNAIHDANGEIIGGIQSFNDNSSLLYVKKHAAELEKLSTCDGLTGVGNRRYADLTLQKKLAELKRYGSTFGVLFADIDNLKSVNDTYGHEAGDEVLKLAAQTMLSNIRPFDFIFRWGGDEFMLILVNVDQRRLLATAERVRAAVQNAGLRLGPNIIHVTVSVGGTVAQPDDMDKSILARTDNFMYRCKEEGKNRCLVDDLSIPQTAQSTTYASVADPAPHQTAAGKAVAPQIVHIPALFGRVDIHAPVSIAVVYRHSTNGAPQGSADAGTSGYSNRNSPVFDLIIYPSQYTPPHLLNPRQEKRNNSNHADKTD; encoded by the coding sequence ATGGCGATACAGAACGTTTTTTACAGGGAACTGCTGGACAACCTTTACGACGGTGTATTTTTCGTAGATTCCAACAAGGTCATAACCTACTGGAACAGGGCCGCTGAGAATATCACAGGCTATGCCTGGGAGGACGTGGTGGGGAAGGGCTGCTCCGATAATATCCTGGTTCACATTGATGAAAAAGGGAACCCCTTGTGCGAGTCGGGCTGCCCGCTGCAGGCCGCTATAAAGGACGGCAAAAGCAGGGAACTCAACGCCTTCCTCAAGCACCGGGACGGACACATGCTGCCCGTTCTGGTCAAGGTCAACGCCATACATGATGCGAATGGCGAAATAATAGGCGGAATTCAGAGTTTTAACGATAATTCGTCTCTATTATACGTAAAAAAACATGCTGCGGAGCTGGAGAAACTTTCGACCTGTGACGGGCTGACGGGTGTAGGAAACCGGCGCTATGCCGATCTCACCTTGCAGAAAAAGCTGGCCGAGCTCAAACGCTACGGGTCGACCTTTGGAGTGCTCTTCGCCGACATAGACAACTTAAAATCGGTCAACGATACCTACGGGCACGAGGCAGGCGATGAGGTTTTGAAACTGGCGGCCCAGACTATGCTGTCGAATATAAGACCCTTTGATTTCATCTTCCGCTGGGGAGGGGACGAGTTCATGCTGATCCTGGTCAATGTGGACCAGCGCAGGTTGCTTGCCACCGCCGAGAGAGTGCGGGCTGCGGTTCAGAACGCCGGTCTGCGACTCGGTCCAAATATCATCCATGTGACCGTGTCAGTCGGAGGGACAGTTGCCCAACCTGATGACATGGATAAAAGTATCCTGGCCAGGACGGACAATTTCATGTACCGCTGCAAGGAAGAGGGCAAGAACAGGTGCCTGGTGGACGATCTATCCATCCCCCAGACGGCACAATCGACCACATATGCCTCAGTCGCCGATCCCGCCCCGCATCAAACCGCTGCCGGTAAAGCTGTTGCGCCACAAATAGTACATATCCCCGCCTTATTCGGCAGGGTGGATATACACGCTCCGGTCAGCATAGCTGTAGTTTACCGGCATAGCACCAATGGCGCCCCACAGGGGTCGGCAGATGCCGGCACGTCCGGATACAGCAATAGAAATTCCCCTGTCTTTGATCTGATCATCTATCCCTCACAGTACACTCCACCCCATTTATTAAATCCACGTCAGGAGAAAAGAAACAACTCAAACCACGCAGATAAAACCGACTAA
- a CDS encoding UvrD-helicase domain-containing protein, with protein sequence MDILAGLNEAQREAVQYIKGPLLILAGPGSGKTRVITHRIAYLVKTTGVSPRHIMAVTFTNKAAREMQERLQRLLGNLAEQVWAGTFHAICARILRKDGKSLGLDTNFVIYDEEDQQSLVKQCLLDLDLDPRQYNPQKIRNAISQAKSQQITYAGLAARARSPWDDIVCRVYERYQEQLGQSNAADFDDLLMKVVQLFDKHPAVLEQYRSRYLHLLVDEFQDTNLIQYKLIRQLGGKHRNVCVVGDPDQSIYSWRFADIRNILSFEKDFPDARVIVLEQNYRSTKNILGAASAIISANKKRKEKELWTDNTKGTPVFLVKTYNEQEEAQFVANEILKLSGSDGIKPGDCVVMYRTNAQSRAVEEAFMRYGLKYKLVGGTRFYQRREIKDTVAYLRVIQNPFDNISLSRIIRIPGRGIGAKTLSDLTNWARENNLSLFAAVKAVNEGGGPGFGARINTALTGFYRMLNDLIMEGQQLSLIKLMDTILERSGYRETIRGEEDGEERWENIQELRTVAADYDDLPPGEGLAPFLEKVSLVADTDEIESREDTVTLITLHQAKGLEFPIVFIVGLEEGLLPHRRSMEEGGDELEEERRLCYVGVTRAERNVYLMHTARRAIFGMSSESTPSRFLDDLPEHLVERKGMVPGEEQPSGSVRVRTQRWRDEDEGINIADLLAKKSGLRQPAAGLAELNPGDRVRHAKFGDGQVIGVRVTGQDREVIVAFEESGVKKLLLSMALLEKI encoded by the coding sequence ATGGACATACTGGCAGGGTTGAATGAGGCCCAGCGTGAGGCCGTTCAGTACATTAAAGGGCCTTTACTGATACTGGCGGGCCCGGGCAGCGGCAAGACGCGGGTTATCACCCACCGCATAGCCTATCTGGTTAAAACCACGGGAGTCAGCCCCCGCCATATTATGGCCGTCACCTTCACCAACAAGGCTGCCCGCGAGATGCAGGAGCGCCTGCAACGGCTGCTCGGCAACCTGGCAGAACAGGTATGGGCAGGAACATTTCATGCCATTTGCGCCCGCATCCTGCGCAAGGACGGCAAGTCCCTGGGGCTCGACACCAACTTCGTTATTTACGATGAGGAAGATCAGCAGAGCCTGGTCAAACAATGCCTGCTCGATCTCGACCTGGACCCCAGGCAGTATAATCCGCAGAAAATCCGCAACGCCATCAGTCAGGCCAAGAGCCAGCAGATTACGTATGCCGGCCTGGCTGCCAGGGCCAGAAGTCCCTGGGACGATATTGTCTGTCGTGTCTATGAGCGCTACCAGGAGCAGCTCGGACAGAGCAACGCCGCCGATTTCGACGACCTCCTGATGAAGGTGGTCCAGCTGTTTGATAAACACCCGGCGGTCCTGGAGCAATATCGTTCCCGCTACCTTCACCTGCTGGTTGATGAATTCCAGGATACCAACCTGATTCAATATAAGCTGATACGCCAGCTGGGCGGTAAACATCGCAATGTCTGCGTCGTCGGAGATCCCGACCAGTCCATTTACTCCTGGAGATTCGCCGATATACGTAACATACTCAGCTTTGAGAAGGACTTCCCGGACGCCAGGGTCATCGTCCTGGAGCAAAATTACAGGTCCACTAAAAATATACTGGGGGCAGCCTCGGCCATCATATCCGCCAACAAGAAGCGTAAAGAAAAAGAGCTCTGGACGGATAATACAAAGGGCACACCCGTTTTTCTGGTTAAAACCTACAACGAGCAGGAAGAGGCGCAATTCGTAGCAAACGAGATCCTGAAGTTAAGCGGCAGCGACGGCATCAAGCCCGGCGATTGCGTGGTGATGTACCGCACCAACGCGCAGTCGCGCGCCGTGGAAGAGGCCTTCATGCGCTACGGGCTCAAGTACAAGCTGGTGGGCGGTACACGTTTCTACCAGCGCCGTGAGATAAAAGACACCGTGGCCTACCTGCGCGTCATTCAAAATCCCTTCGATAATATCAGCCTGTCGCGCATCATAAGGATACCCGGCCGGGGCATAGGGGCGAAAACCCTGTCCGACCTCACCAACTGGGCGCGGGAAAACAACCTCTCTCTGTTTGCCGCCGTCAAAGCGGTCAACGAGGGCGGGGGACCGGGATTCGGCGCCAGGATAAACACCGCCCTGACAGGCTTCTACCGCATGCTCAACGACCTGATTATGGAGGGGCAGCAGCTCAGCCTGATCAAACTGATGGACACCATACTGGAGAGGTCGGGATACCGTGAGACGATCAGAGGCGAGGAGGATGGTGAGGAGCGCTGGGAAAATATACAGGAGCTGCGCACCGTTGCAGCCGATTATGATGATCTCCCGCCCGGTGAGGGGCTGGCGCCGTTCCTGGAGAAGGTCAGCCTGGTGGCGGACACTGACGAGATCGAAAGCAGGGAGGACACCGTCACGCTGATAACCCTGCACCAGGCCAAGGGCCTGGAGTTCCCCATTGTTTTCATCGTGGGACTGGAGGAGGGGCTGCTGCCGCACAGGCGCTCCATGGAAGAGGGCGGGGACGAGCTCGAGGAGGAGCGCCGCCTCTGCTATGTCGGAGTTACGCGCGCGGAGCGCAACGTCTACCTGATGCACACCGCCCGGCGAGCTATCTTCGGCATGAGCTCGGAAAGCACCCCCTCCCGGTTCCTGGACGATCTGCCGGAACACCTGGTTGAACGCAAAGGTATGGTCCCGGGTGAGGAGCAACCGAGCGGGAGCGTGAGAGTGCGCACACAGCGCTGGCGAGACGAGGATGAAGGCATTAATATCGCAGACCTCCTGGCAAAAAAGAGCGGCCTCCGGCAACCTGCTGCGGGACTGGCGGAGTTAAATCCCGGTGACCGCGTGCGCCATGCCAAATTCGGAGACGGCCAGGTTATAGGCGTCAGGGTGACCGGGCAGGATCGCGAGGTTATCGTGGCTTTCGAAGAAAGCGGCGTTAAAAAGCTGCTGCTCAGTATGGCGCTGCTCGAGAAAATCTGA
- a CDS encoding ATP-dependent helicase, whose translation MDPLEGLNPAQKRAVQTVEGPLLVYAGPGSGKTRVIVHRIAYMVSCAGINPRHILAVTFSRRAAAEMQKRLAEMFDKPPVVTVSTIHAACLRILGREGVPGMGTGFTVYDDEEGNKLIRQCIVKAGLNLEETNLRRTKGLISQFKVSGVNPEAASVGAERLDEASAAIYRLYQSALKKNRALDYDDMLVFTSRLLQDNPDVLRRYQQMFKYILVDEFQDTSSLQYRIIRMLGSGHGNVCVVGDPDQTIYSWRQAEVRNADIFRRDFPGAGIIDLEENYRSTLTIVQAANALIARNSMRRSRRLSTSREAGSPMSVIRLKDGKDEAHFIATRIKALAAESGMKLSDFAVLYRVNAQSRELEDAFNLEKLSYRLATGTPFYKRREVMDLAAWLRVIRNPADDAAFLRVIKLAGKGIGPQTLARVQELAAGTKIHLHQALEQAATGGLPSLGQPARNSAGHFNALLQELHTRSRHISLTSLLNLIVERTAYLEHLKGEDNSDERLENVLELISLAAAYEHLNPPTAVSSLLGRISQASQAAEAQHPQDAVVFNTLHGSKGSEFHVVFIAGVEEGLLPHSRSSDEQSKLEEERRLCYVGISRAMDDVYLTYVEKRLAHGELSYRTPSRFLRELPGSLVVSRNLAGPVPAQPLSAQHPVPTETPGQNPAVSFRPGDIVRHRSFGEGRVTRVIKQAKDFHVIVVFDNFGVKTFLGSLAALEKIT comes from the coding sequence ATGGATCCCTTAGAAGGCCTCAACCCCGCTCAGAAAAGGGCCGTACAGACAGTGGAAGGCCCGTTGCTGGTGTATGCCGGCCCGGGCAGCGGTAAAACGCGGGTTATCGTTCACCGCATCGCCTATATGGTTTCCTGCGCCGGCATCAACCCGCGACACATACTGGCCGTGACATTCTCCCGCCGGGCCGCTGCAGAGATGCAGAAGCGCCTTGCAGAAATGTTCGACAAACCGCCTGTTGTAACGGTCAGCACCATCCATGCAGCCTGCCTGCGCATACTTGGCAGGGAGGGTGTGCCCGGCATGGGCACCGGCTTCACCGTGTATGACGACGAAGAGGGCAACAAGCTTATCCGGCAATGTATAGTGAAAGCCGGTTTGAACTTAGAAGAAACCAATCTCCGCCGCACAAAGGGATTAATCAGCCAGTTTAAGGTCAGCGGGGTCAATCCTGAAGCCGCTTCTGTTGGGGCGGAGCGCCTTGATGAGGCATCCGCTGCCATATATCGCCTTTATCAGTCCGCCCTTAAGAAAAACCGCGCCCTGGATTATGACGATATGCTGGTCTTCACCAGCCGCCTGTTACAGGACAACCCTGACGTTTTACGGCGCTATCAGCAGATGTTCAAATATATCCTGGTCGACGAATTCCAGGATACAAGCAGCCTCCAGTACCGCATAATCCGCATGCTGGGGTCCGGGCATGGCAATGTATGCGTCGTTGGAGATCCCGATCAGACCATCTATTCCTGGAGACAGGCCGAGGTTCGCAACGCGGACATATTCCGCAGGGATTTCCCCGGCGCCGGAATCATTGACCTCGAGGAGAACTATCGCTCGACGTTGACCATTGTACAGGCGGCTAATGCTCTGATCGCTCGCAACAGCATGCGCAGAAGCAGGCGGCTATCAACATCACGCGAGGCCGGCAGCCCCATGTCCGTAATACGGCTCAAGGACGGCAAGGACGAAGCCCATTTCATCGCCACACGTATCAAAGCCCTGGCGGCCGAATCCGGTATGAAATTGAGCGATTTCGCCGTACTCTATCGCGTCAACGCGCAGTCACGGGAGCTGGAGGATGCCTTCAATCTCGAGAAGCTATCCTACAGGCTGGCCACCGGCACGCCCTTTTACAAACGCCGGGAGGTAATGGACCTGGCCGCCTGGCTCAGAGTGATACGTAATCCCGCCGATGACGCTGCGTTCCTGCGCGTGATAAAACTGGCCGGCAAAGGCATCGGCCCCCAGACTCTGGCCCGGGTGCAGGAGCTGGCTGCCGGAACAAAGATTCATCTTCATCAGGCGCTGGAGCAGGCAGCTACCGGCGGGCTGCCCTCGCTCGGCCAGCCCGCCCGCAATTCGGCCGGCCATTTCAACGCGCTCCTGCAGGAATTGCACACTCGTAGCAGGCACATCAGTTTAACATCGCTGCTCAACCTGATTGTGGAGAGGACGGCCTACCTGGAGCACCTCAAAGGCGAGGACAATTCTGATGAACGACTGGAAAACGTATTGGAGCTCATTTCGCTGGCTGCGGCCTATGAACATCTCAATCCCCCGACCGCTGTCAGTTCACTGCTCGGCAGGATCAGCCAGGCTTCCCAGGCTGCTGAGGCGCAGCATCCGCAGGACGCGGTCGTTTTCAATACCTTGCACGGGTCCAAGGGCTCTGAATTCCACGTGGTCTTTATCGCCGGCGTTGAGGAGGGATTGCTGCCGCACAGCAGGTCGTCGGACGAGCAATCAAAGCTGGAGGAAGAGCGCAGGTTGTGCTATGTGGGCATATCCAGGGCCATGGACGATGTTTATCTGACATATGTTGAGAAACGGCTGGCCCACGGCGAACTCAGTTATCGAACGCCGTCCCGATTCTTGCGGGAACTGCCCGGCTCACTGGTCGTCAGCCGAAATCTGGCCGGCCCCGTGCCGGCACAGCCGCTCTCCGCACAGCATCCCGTCCCGACTGAAACGCCCGGGCAAAATCCGGCCGTGTCGTTCAGGCCGGGAGACATTGTCCGGCATCGCAGCTTCGGAGAAGGAAGGGTAACGCGTGTGATCAAGCAGGCCAAAGATTTTCATGTTATAGTAGTTTTCGATAACTTCGGAGTGAAAACATTCCTCGGCAGCCTAGCTGCCCTTGAGAAAATAACTTGA